In the Roseimicrobium gellanilyticum genome, one interval contains:
- a CDS encoding S1C family serine protease encodes MLMNPFRLSIAALLMLAAPVFAQTQNRPQQGRGGEKSAVSDEPVAVVPVPIVEAAGKNTSLLRVNVTYQAWNFRVPWQKTSPGTRRGLGVLMEKNQILVTAQIVADATYIELEQADTGQKLSAKVKAVDYDANLAVLEPATAAKEFFSALKAISIEPSARIGDKLQVWQLGRVGDLIATDLEINKVLTSRYVLDTSHFLVYETIGIIRSEANSFTLPVVKNGKLAGLLLRYNSRDQTATVLPGPIIAHFLKDIASGDYKGFPSLGVEFQQTLDEQFREYLGMGKEQQGVYISEVAKGGSAESLGLKKGDILTELNGFKIDARGDYKDPVFGPLNMSHIVRGNSYVGDKVSLKVLREGKEQALSGKLTRKDPKDFVVWPYLFDRGANFLVMGGLVFQELSIPYLQSFGENWETNGPLRLVHIASHADEYEKMGKKKIIFLSGALPTRSTQGYGRIGGSIVNKVNGKVINDLSDLDKAFQEPQNLLHTVELEDFPKLIYLDAITAESDNLKLMDVPYRVGMLKRIE; translated from the coding sequence ATGCTTATGAATCCCTTTCGTCTATCCATCGCCGCGCTGCTGATGCTGGCTGCGCCGGTGTTCGCGCAAACACAGAACCGCCCGCAACAAGGACGTGGCGGTGAGAAGAGCGCCGTCAGTGATGAACCTGTGGCCGTGGTGCCAGTCCCCATCGTCGAGGCGGCGGGCAAGAACACCTCGCTCCTGCGGGTGAATGTCACGTACCAGGCCTGGAATTTCCGGGTGCCGTGGCAGAAGACCTCTCCCGGCACGCGCCGTGGTCTCGGTGTGCTGATGGAGAAGAACCAGATCCTCGTCACGGCGCAAATCGTGGCGGATGCGACCTACATTGAGCTCGAGCAGGCCGACACCGGCCAGAAACTCAGCGCCAAGGTGAAGGCCGTGGACTATGACGCGAACCTCGCGGTGCTGGAGCCGGCGACGGCGGCGAAGGAGTTCTTCTCCGCGCTCAAGGCCATCTCCATCGAACCGAGCGCGCGCATCGGAGACAAGCTGCAGGTCTGGCAGCTCGGCCGCGTGGGTGATCTCATCGCCACGGATCTGGAGATCAACAAGGTGCTCACCTCGCGCTACGTTCTCGATACGAGCCATTTCCTCGTGTACGAGACCATCGGGATCATCCGCAGCGAAGCGAACAGCTTCACCCTGCCTGTGGTGAAGAATGGCAAGCTCGCGGGCCTGCTGCTGCGCTACAACTCGCGCGATCAAACCGCCACGGTGCTCCCCGGACCCATCATCGCCCACTTCCTGAAGGACATCGCCTCTGGAGACTACAAGGGTTTCCCCAGCCTCGGCGTCGAGTTCCAGCAGACGCTGGATGAGCAATTCCGTGAATACCTCGGCATGGGCAAGGAACAACAGGGTGTGTACATCAGCGAGGTCGCCAAGGGCGGCAGCGCGGAAAGCCTCGGCCTGAAGAAGGGTGACATCCTCACCGAGCTGAATGGCTTCAAAATCGATGCGCGTGGCGACTACAAGGATCCTGTCTTCGGTCCGCTGAACATGAGTCACATCGTACGTGGCAACAGCTACGTGGGAGACAAGGTCAGCTTGAAGGTGCTTCGCGAGGGCAAGGAGCAGGCTCTCTCCGGCAAGCTCACCCGCAAGGATCCGAAGGACTTTGTAGTCTGGCCGTATCTCTTTGACCGCGGCGCGAACTTCCTCGTGATGGGTGGCCTCGTGTTCCAGGAGCTGTCCATTCCTTATCTGCAGTCTTTCGGTGAGAACTGGGAGACGAATGGCCCGCTTCGCCTCGTGCATATCGCGAGCCACGCGGATGAGTATGAAAAGATGGGCAAGAAGAAGATCATCTTCCTCTCCGGTGCCCTGCCCACGCGGAGCACCCAGGGATATGGCCGCATCGGTGGCAGCATCGTGAACAAGGTGAATGGCAAGGTGATCAACGATCTCAGCGATCTCGACAAGGCCTTCCAAGAGCCCCAGAACCTGCTGCACACCGTCGAGCTCGAAGACTTCCCCAAGCTTATCTACCTCGATGCCATCACTGCTGAGTCAGACAACCTGAAGCTCATGGATGTGCCATATCGTGTGGGGATGCTGAAGCGGATTGAGTAG
- the dinB gene encoding DNA polymerase IV: MPRVIFHVDMDAFFASIEQRDHPEYLGKPVIVGSPPDRRGVVCAASYEAREFKVRSAMPSRTAGRLCPHGIFVRPRMEVYRAESQEIMKILRAVTPKVERVSVDEAYLEVADLPDTADTDTALQAALPVAREIKRRIREERHLTASVGIASNKFLAKLGSDFNKPNGLTLILEKDKVAFLRPLSVRSIHGVGPVTAQSLTDRGLHTIADIQDTEMDLTPMVGSWAETLKRRAMGIDERPVDLSEDRKSISAENTFLNDTDDRPTLRAALKELAADVAQTLEKHALAALTVQVKVRYSDFSTLTRQVRLTDPVSNTADVYRLACHLLARHQLVTQPLRLIGIGVSTLVPPVREQLLLSI; the protein is encoded by the coding sequence ATGCCGCGTGTCATCTTCCATGTCGATATGGACGCCTTTTTCGCGTCGATCGAGCAGCGGGATCATCCGGAATACTTGGGCAAACCGGTGATCGTGGGTTCGCCACCGGATCGCCGCGGAGTGGTGTGCGCCGCGAGCTACGAGGCGCGCGAGTTCAAGGTGCGCTCCGCCATGCCTTCCCGTACGGCAGGGCGTCTCTGCCCCCATGGCATCTTCGTGAGACCCCGCATGGAAGTCTACCGCGCCGAGTCGCAGGAGATCATGAAGATCCTGCGGGCAGTGACACCGAAAGTCGAACGCGTCTCCGTGGACGAGGCCTACCTCGAAGTCGCGGATCTCCCTGACACCGCTGACACCGATACGGCTCTCCAGGCTGCGCTGCCCGTGGCCCGCGAGATCAAGCGCCGCATCCGGGAGGAGCGCCACCTCACCGCCAGCGTTGGCATTGCATCGAATAAATTTCTCGCCAAACTCGGCAGCGATTTCAACAAACCTAACGGTCTCACACTGATTCTGGAGAAAGACAAGGTCGCTTTCCTGCGGCCATTGTCCGTGCGTTCGATTCATGGTGTGGGCCCGGTCACGGCGCAAAGCCTCACGGATCGCGGCCTTCATACCATCGCCGATATCCAGGACACCGAGATGGATCTCACCCCGATGGTGGGATCCTGGGCGGAGACATTGAAGCGCCGCGCCATGGGCATCGATGAGCGACCCGTGGATCTCAGCGAGGATCGCAAGAGCATCAGCGCGGAGAACACGTTCCTCAATGACACGGACGACCGTCCCACCTTGCGGGCGGCACTGAAAGAGCTCGCGGCAGACGTGGCACAGACGCTCGAAAAGCATGCACTCGCCGCGCTCACCGTTCAGGTGAAAGTGCGCTACAGCGACTTCTCCACACTCACCCGGCAGGTGCGTCTGACGGATCCAGTCTCGAATACGGCGGACGTCTACCGCCTGGCCTGTCACTTGCTGGCGCGGCACCAGTTGGTGACTCAGCCACTGAGACTGATTGGCATTGGTGTATCCACATTGGTACCACCCGTTCGGGAGCAGCTGCTGCTTTCGATCTAA
- a CDS encoding response regulator, translated as MAEVDHLFTSVEQQNRARVLVVACGALVALLGLTVMAGWYLHQPFIIQIRENYAVMQFLTAVCFLLIGIALTAHGLRRKQITMVLSLLTGLVGWLLCLEYAFGLQFGFDRLTEHLPSIEDQPNLKPSPPSSLCFALCGTALAVLATAKLRTLHSPVGWVVGAFTLSLSAVALVGYAIGLTGTYAWGQFTGMALHSAAGVVILSVGVLAATLRNFKTKTPQDHPWFPVPFGIAGAAATFLLWQALLVDQANTQKADAGMTAKNLVSSVTEQLGSRLRAVDRMALRWESRQGTPQSEWEQDAMAYLRDEKIFDSIERVSADGQQRWITPDREHSITQGVPEQTQRVIEEVTSQARESTVRALSPVVPISDGRPCLLVCRPLFPNGAFDGYILAAVDIERLLKEVLVQSHAENYQVSVTENGKVIYSVDTNGAVVESPEASGTFELLGRRWDFALSPKAEMAGTQSKLPNLILVFGLGFTALLAISALALRIMRSQARATFLANENLRTEMQERRAAQKQLRESEARLQAVLDCATGVSIVGADATGAITLFSRGAEELLGYQAEEMMGQTPALFHVADEVKTRGKELSLQLSREVQGFETFVAIPRKDGTERREWTYVCKDGTHKTVELTVTVAYDASRQPTGFLGTAVDITERKRMEERLRKTVRAEQNARALLDAAGRIAKLGHWEFLLDGGGLKWSDTAYAIYEVEPGTPIKAEEALNFFAPAERPIVERAVQRAMCEGEVFDFEARITTGQGRQRWIHMRGEPVRDQLGNIISLRGVVQDVDEPHQAADLLTRRNWELEVATAQAQAHAKAKAEFLANMSHEIRTPLNAVIGMSELLHDTSMNERQRDYVNTIRMSGDTLLGIINDILDFSKIEAGQLRMERIPFNLRECVESSFDLVSSQASRKKLDLLYWIEPSVPGYVLGDPSRLRQILVNFISNAVKFTEHGEVFVRIKRTGGQDSAEKLHISVRDTGIGISPEHQHRLFQSFSQVDSSTSRKYGGTGLGLAICHRLITLMEGNVWVESQPGNGADFQFEIPLRPAEVSPPQVYQRGQGHELEGMRVLVVDDNETNRWILESQSKAWGMVPRTTALPAEALSWIEQGDPFDVAILDGHMPSMSGFELAEKISAKVSLQQMPVLMLTSMGDASSLAEKPGVSAILAKPVKTHALYESLSRLLLGSSGPVRRKAPSTTADPQFALDHPLKILVAEDNPVNQRVISLLLERLGYRIEIAANGLEVLAALERTQFDLILMDVQMPEMDGLQAAREICRLYERDQRPRMVALTANAVAGDRENCLAAGMDAYLSKPIRGNDLAAALREAFDERKKMTGSATPVS; from the coding sequence ATGGCCGAGGTCGACCACCTGTTCACGTCCGTGGAGCAACAAAATCGGGCGCGCGTGCTCGTTGTTGCCTGCGGCGCGCTGGTGGCATTACTGGGGCTGACCGTGATGGCAGGTTGGTACCTGCACCAGCCGTTCATCATCCAGATTCGCGAGAACTACGCGGTGATGCAGTTCCTGACGGCGGTGTGTTTTCTTTTGATCGGGATCGCGCTCACCGCGCATGGTCTTCGGCGCAAGCAAATTACAATGGTGCTCAGCCTTCTCACCGGGCTGGTGGGGTGGCTGCTGTGCCTGGAGTATGCCTTTGGGCTTCAGTTTGGATTTGATCGGCTGACGGAACACCTGCCATCGATTGAGGATCAGCCGAATCTAAAGCCGTCGCCGCCCTCCTCGCTTTGCTTTGCGCTGTGCGGTACGGCCCTCGCGGTGCTGGCCACGGCCAAGCTGCGCACTCTCCACAGTCCCGTGGGCTGGGTGGTCGGCGCGTTCACCCTGTCCCTGAGCGCCGTGGCTCTGGTGGGTTACGCGATCGGGCTCACCGGTACGTATGCCTGGGGGCAATTCACCGGCATGGCCCTGCACAGTGCTGCAGGGGTCGTCATCCTTTCCGTGGGCGTTCTGGCGGCCACACTGCGTAACTTCAAGACCAAGACACCGCAGGATCACCCTTGGTTTCCGGTGCCCTTCGGCATCGCGGGAGCAGCAGCGACATTCTTGCTCTGGCAGGCGCTGCTTGTGGACCAGGCCAACACTCAGAAGGCCGATGCTGGCATGACCGCCAAGAACCTGGTGAGCTCGGTCACGGAGCAACTGGGCTCGCGCCTGCGCGCCGTGGATCGCATGGCGCTTCGCTGGGAGTCACGCCAGGGAACACCGCAATCGGAATGGGAGCAGGACGCCATGGCCTACCTGCGTGATGAGAAGATCTTTGACTCCATCGAGCGCGTGAGCGCCGATGGTCAGCAGCGATGGATCACGCCTGACCGGGAGCACTCCATCACGCAGGGGGTGCCCGAGCAAACCCAGCGCGTCATTGAAGAAGTCACCTCCCAAGCGCGTGAATCCACCGTACGTGCACTCTCTCCAGTGGTGCCGATTTCAGACGGCCGTCCCTGCCTGCTGGTATGCAGGCCGCTGTTTCCCAACGGCGCATTCGATGGCTACATCCTCGCCGCGGTTGATATCGAAAGGCTGCTGAAGGAGGTGCTGGTGCAATCGCATGCCGAAAACTACCAGGTATCCGTTACAGAGAATGGGAAAGTCATCTACAGCGTGGATACCAATGGGGCGGTCGTGGAGAGCCCAGAAGCGAGCGGCACCTTTGAACTGCTTGGGCGGCGCTGGGACTTTGCCCTCAGTCCAAAGGCTGAGATGGCCGGCACTCAAAGCAAGCTGCCCAATCTGATTCTGGTTTTCGGGCTCGGTTTCACCGCGCTGCTGGCCATCTCAGCCCTGGCGCTGCGCATCATGCGCAGCCAGGCCAGGGCCACCTTCCTCGCGAATGAAAACCTGCGCACGGAAATGCAGGAACGGCGGGCGGCACAGAAGCAGTTGCGCGAAAGCGAGGCGCGCCTGCAGGCAGTGCTGGATTGCGCCACGGGTGTGTCCATCGTCGGCGCGGATGCCACAGGTGCCATCACGCTCTTCAGCCGGGGTGCTGAGGAATTGCTCGGCTACCAGGCCGAGGAGATGATGGGACAAACCCCGGCCCTCTTCCACGTGGCTGACGAGGTGAAGACACGAGGCAAGGAACTCAGCCTGCAGCTCAGCCGTGAGGTGCAGGGATTCGAAACCTTCGTGGCCATTCCAAGGAAAGACGGGACGGAGCGCCGGGAATGGACCTATGTCTGCAAGGATGGCACACACAAGACGGTGGAGCTCACGGTGACGGTAGCCTACGACGCCTCGCGCCAGCCGACAGGATTCCTCGGGACCGCGGTGGACATCACCGAGCGCAAGCGCATGGAAGAACGCCTGCGCAAGACCGTGCGTGCCGAGCAAAACGCGCGCGCTCTCCTGGATGCGGCGGGTCGCATTGCAAAACTCGGACATTGGGAATTCCTGCTGGATGGCGGCGGTTTGAAATGGTCAGACACCGCCTATGCCATCTATGAGGTGGAGCCGGGCACTCCCATCAAGGCAGAGGAGGCCCTCAATTTCTTCGCACCCGCCGAGCGTCCCATTGTAGAACGGGCCGTGCAGAGGGCGATGTGTGAAGGCGAGGTCTTCGACTTCGAAGCACGCATCACCACTGGACAAGGCCGCCAGCGCTGGATCCACATGCGCGGCGAACCCGTGCGGGATCAGCTCGGGAACATCATTTCCCTGCGAGGCGTGGTGCAGGATGTGGATGAGCCCCACCAGGCCGCGGATCTGTTGACGCGACGAAACTGGGAACTCGAGGTCGCCACCGCGCAGGCGCAGGCGCATGCGAAGGCCAAGGCCGAATTCCTGGCAAACATGAGCCATGAGATCCGCACGCCATTGAATGCGGTCATCGGCATGTCAGAGCTGCTCCATGACACGAGCATGAATGAGCGCCAGCGCGACTACGTGAATACCATCCGCATGAGCGGTGACACGCTGCTGGGCATCATCAACGACATCCTCGACTTCTCGAAGATCGAGGCGGGCCAGCTCCGGATGGAACGCATTCCCTTCAATCTCCGCGAGTGCGTGGAGTCCTCCTTCGATCTCGTATCGAGCCAGGCCTCGAGGAAGAAGCTGGATCTGCTCTACTGGATCGAGCCCTCGGTGCCAGGGTATGTGCTCGGCGATCCCTCGCGGCTCCGCCAGATCCTGGTGAACTTCATCTCGAACGCGGTGAAGTTCACCGAGCACGGCGAGGTCTTCGTGCGCATCAAGCGCACCGGCGGGCAGGACTCTGCGGAGAAGCTTCACATCTCCGTGCGAGACACGGGCATCGGCATCTCTCCCGAGCACCAGCATCGCCTCTTTCAATCCTTCAGTCAGGTCGACTCCTCCACGAGCCGCAAGTACGGGGGCACCGGTTTGGGCCTCGCGATTTGTCATCGCCTCATTACGCTCATGGAGGGCAATGTGTGGGTGGAATCACAGCCCGGCAACGGCGCCGATTTCCAGTTCGAGATCCCGCTGCGCCCCGCCGAGGTATCACCGCCCCAGGTGTATCAGCGTGGACAAGGCCACGAACTCGAAGGCATGCGAGTGCTGGTGGTGGATGACAACGAAACCAACCGCTGGATCCTCGAGTCCCAAAGCAAGGCGTGGGGCATGGTGCCGCGCACAACCGCCCTTCCTGCGGAAGCCCTGTCCTGGATCGAACAAGGAGATCCCTTCGATGTGGCGATCCTGGATGGTCACATGCCCAGCATGTCGGGATTTGAGCTCGCGGAGAAAATCAGTGCCAAGGTCTCGCTGCAGCAGATGCCAGTGCTGATGCTCACCTCCATGGGTGATGCCAGCTCACTCGCGGAGAAGCCCGGCGTCAGCGCCATCCTCGCGAAGCCGGTGAAGACACACGCCCTCTATGAGAGCCTCTCCCGCCTGCTCCTGGGCAGCAGCGGCCCGGTGCGGCGCAAAGCACCCTCGACCACAGCCGATCCGCAGTTCGCACTCGATCATCCTCTGAAGATCCTCGTGGCCGAGGACAACCCAGTGAACCAGCGCGTGATTTCTCTGCTTCTTGAAAGGCTCGGCTATCGCATCGAGATCGCCGCCAACGGTCTAGAGGTGCTCGCGGCGCTGGAGCGCACGCAATTTGATTTGATCCTCATGGATGTGCAGATGCCGGAGATGGACGGTCTGCAGGCAGCCCGTGAAATCTGCCGCCTCTACGAACGCGATCAGCGGCCCCGCATGGTGGCGCTGACGGCCAACGCTGTCGCTGGTGACCGCGAGAACTGCCTCGCCGCCGGCATGGATGCCTATCTCAGCAAGCCGATCCGCGGCAACGATCTCGCGGCTGCCCTGCGGGAGGCGTTCGACGAACGAAAGAAGATGACCGGATCTGCCACCCCAGTTTCCTGA
- a CDS encoding SufE family protein has translation MYPEPLNDLIDLFEHLPEQERRENLIVMSDGAAKCGPKEGEPFDLEDVRKDEECTDTVGIFLRVDEGDRAHFAVSLGPKVQTLTKAMTSILCRGLNGAKLQEVLEVPADFVPRIIGAELVRLRSQTVYYVLSRMKTAVKMFMDRRRAAAAAAA, from the coding sequence ATGTATCCCGAGCCACTCAACGACCTCATCGATCTCTTCGAACACCTTCCCGAGCAGGAAAGGCGGGAGAATCTGATCGTGATGTCCGACGGCGCGGCCAAGTGCGGACCCAAGGAAGGCGAGCCATTTGATCTCGAGGACGTGCGCAAGGATGAGGAATGCACGGACACCGTGGGCATCTTCCTGCGTGTGGATGAAGGCGACCGTGCCCACTTCGCCGTGAGCCTCGGGCCGAAGGTACAGACTCTGACCAAAGCGATGACCAGCATCCTGTGTCGCGGCTTGAATGGCGCGAAGCTGCAGGAGGTGCTCGAAGTGCCGGCGGATTTTGTGCCCCGCATCATCGGCGCTGAGCTGGTGCGCTTGCGCAGCCAGACGGTGTATTATGTGCTGAGCCGTATGAAGACGGCGGTGAAGATGTTTATGGATCGCCGGCGCGCGGCTGCGGCTGCGGCGGCGTAG
- a CDS encoding S1C family serine protease, which produces MSKSLLLPALLLTALHLPALGEGTKQEEAPAAAAAEEAQAVPKNAPIGKDPFEGIVRIEAEFLLPDYRTPWQAGRPTSGNGTGWLVGKNKFITNAHVVSNSTKIFIRTTDDPKPYEAKITHIAHDCDLAMLEPEDPKRFADLKPLVLDGVPKLDTEVIAVGYPIGGDRVSVTRGVVSRIDFQSYSHSGIDQHLAIQVDAAINPGNSGGPVLQGGKVVGVAFQGYSGAVAQNVGYMIPVPVISRFLKDIEDGSYDHYMDLAVTDFPIENAAQLKALGLEDNGIGVMVANVDSASCAGGLLEVGDVIMAIDGSPVYNNGLIRLDGEMVDMNEVVERKFAGNKIKMDILRKGKPQQIEIALKRYLPYLMLGEQYDQRPKYVLYAGLLFQPMTRNLMEAHGIRDPLVNYWFDNYVTKELFKERPEVIVLTAILPDEVNSYLQGYQHSIVDEINGVKIKTLKDVAEALKHKEGDGKFTVVKLLEKNRPLVLRRDLAETAQPLIMQKYGVDKDSYLGD; this is translated from the coding sequence ATGTCCAAGTCCCTGCTCCTGCCGGCATTGCTGTTGACGGCGCTCCACCTGCCCGCTCTGGGCGAAGGAACCAAACAAGAAGAGGCGCCTGCAGCTGCGGCAGCCGAAGAGGCCCAGGCCGTTCCCAAGAACGCCCCCATTGGCAAGGATCCCTTCGAGGGCATCGTGCGCATTGAGGCGGAATTCCTGCTCCCCGACTACCGCACGCCGTGGCAGGCCGGCCGGCCCACCAGTGGCAACGGCACCGGCTGGCTGGTGGGGAAGAACAAGTTCATCACCAACGCGCACGTGGTGAGCAACAGCACCAAGATCTTCATCCGCACCACCGATGACCCGAAGCCCTACGAGGCGAAGATCACCCACATCGCCCATGACTGCGACCTGGCCATGCTGGAGCCGGAAGATCCCAAGCGCTTTGCCGACCTGAAGCCGCTCGTGCTGGATGGCGTGCCGAAGCTCGACACCGAAGTCATCGCCGTGGGCTATCCCATCGGCGGTGATCGTGTGAGTGTGACTCGTGGTGTGGTCTCGCGCATCGACTTCCAGAGCTATTCGCACAGCGGCATCGACCAGCACCTGGCCATCCAGGTGGATGCGGCCATCAACCCCGGCAACAGCGGCGGTCCTGTCCTACAGGGCGGCAAGGTGGTAGGCGTGGCCTTCCAGGGCTACAGCGGCGCAGTAGCACAAAACGTGGGTTACATGATCCCGGTGCCGGTCATCAGCCGCTTCCTCAAGGACATTGAAGACGGCAGCTACGATCACTACATGGATCTGGCAGTCACGGATTTCCCCATTGAAAACGCTGCGCAGCTCAAGGCGCTGGGTCTGGAAGACAACGGCATCGGCGTGATGGTGGCGAATGTGGACAGCGCAAGCTGCGCCGGCGGCCTCCTGGAAGTGGGCGATGTCATCATGGCCATCGATGGCAGCCCGGTCTACAACAACGGCCTCATCCGCCTGGATGGCGAGATGGTGGACATGAACGAAGTCGTGGAGCGCAAGTTCGCCGGCAACAAGATCAAGATGGACATCCTGCGCAAGGGCAAGCCCCAGCAGATAGAGATCGCCCTGAAGCGCTACCTGCCCTACCTCATGCTGGGCGAGCAATATGATCAACGTCCCAAGTATGTGCTCTACGCAGGCCTGCTCTTCCAGCCCATGACGCGCAACCTGATGGAAGCCCACGGCATCCGTGACCCGCTCGTCAATTACTGGTTCGACAACTATGTGACGAAGGAACTCTTCAAGGAACGCCCCGAGGTCATTGTCCTCACCGCCATCCTTCCCGATGAAGTGAACAGCTACCTGCAGGGGTACCAGCACAGCATTGTGGACGAGATCAACGGGGTGAAGATCAAGACGCTCAAGGACGTGGCTGAAGCGCTGAAGCACAAGGAAGGCGACGGCAAATTCACCGTGGTGAAGCTGCTGGAGAAGAACCGCCCGCTCGTGCTGCGCCGTGACCTCGCGGAGACCGCCCAGCCGCTCATCATGCAGAAGTACGGCGTGGATAAGGACAGCTACCTCGGGGACTAA
- a CDS encoding peptidoglycan-binding protein, with the protein MKITSSNLSRVLTTATMVGVACLALPATSKADPFDFLKKKQKKIEEKFDRDRHDDHDHNHDHHHHGNRDRDDRYRRYVASPRSTFVITFGTGYAGQGYYYGPPNAPYYYQTPGVSYYRNRESVPRQYYPREWQMDSTDAKVQRALARRGYYNGPIDGSLGPGSRNAIARYQRDRGLPVTGTVTSSLLRSLGI; encoded by the coding sequence ATGAAAATCACCTCATCAAATCTCAGCCGCGTTTTGACCACTGCCACCATGGTAGGCGTTGCCTGCCTGGCACTGCCGGCGACTTCGAAGGCTGATCCCTTCGACTTTCTGAAAAAGAAGCAAAAGAAGATCGAGGAGAAGTTCGACCGCGACCGTCACGATGACCACGACCACAATCATGATCATCACCATCATGGAAACCGCGATCGGGACGACCGCTACCGTCGCTATGTAGCGTCTCCTCGCTCCACCTTTGTGATCACCTTCGGCACCGGCTATGCTGGCCAGGGCTACTACTACGGTCCGCCGAATGCGCCCTACTATTACCAGACTCCCGGAGTCTCATACTACCGCAACCGTGAATCCGTGCCGCGCCAGTACTACCCCCGTGAATGGCAGATGGACTCCACGGACGCCAAGGTGCAGCGCGCCCTGGCCCGCCGCGGCTACTACAATGGCCCCATTGATGGCAGCCTTGGACCTGGCAGCCGCAATGCGATTGCCCGTTATCAACGGGATCGCGGACTGCCCGTCACTGGTACGGTGACCTCCAGCCTGCTGCGCTCCCTGGGCATCTGA
- a CDS encoding sulfurtransferase — protein MNPKFSAYANPDVLVDTEWLAAHLNDPNIRIVESNEDVLLYDTGHIPGAVHIDWRRDLNDQVVRDYVGTEEFAQLCRRNGITPDTTVIFYGDKSNWWSCYALWVFTLFGHKNMKLVDGGRAKWEAEGRPLTREVPKYPETQYPVPAERNDAAHRAYFQQTLEHMQAKKPLVDVRSPKEFSGEVTHMPEYPQEGVLRGGHIPTAKSCPWARAAAPDATFKTREELEGIYGGELGLKHGDDIIAYCRIGERSSHTWFVLKYLLGFPNVRNYDGSWTEWGNMVRSPIEKGA, from the coding sequence ATGAATCCGAAATTTTCCGCCTATGCCAATCCCGACGTGCTCGTGGATACGGAATGGCTTGCCGCCCATCTGAATGACCCGAACATCCGCATCGTGGAGAGCAATGAAGACGTGCTGCTCTATGATACCGGCCATATTCCGGGAGCCGTGCATATCGACTGGCGCCGCGACCTCAATGATCAGGTGGTGCGCGACTATGTGGGCACCGAAGAGTTCGCCCAGCTCTGCCGCCGCAACGGCATCACCCCGGACACCACGGTCATCTTCTACGGTGACAAGTCGAACTGGTGGTCCTGCTATGCGCTTTGGGTCTTCACCCTCTTCGGCCACAAGAACATGAAGCTCGTCGATGGTGGTCGTGCCAAGTGGGAGGCGGAAGGCCGTCCCCTCACGCGCGAAGTGCCGAAGTATCCGGAGACGCAATACCCCGTGCCGGCAGAGCGCAATGACGCGGCCCACAGAGCCTACTTCCAGCAGACGCTGGAGCACATGCAGGCGAAGAAGCCTCTCGTGGACGTGCGCAGCCCGAAGGAATTCAGCGGTGAAGTCACTCACATGCCTGAGTACCCGCAGGAAGGTGTGCTCCGTGGTGGCCACATCCCCACCGCCAAGAGCTGCCCCTGGGCTCGCGCCGCTGCTCCGGATGCGACCTTCAAGACCCGCGAGGAACTGGAAGGCATCTACGGCGGCGAGCTCGGCCTCAAGCACGGGGACGACATCATTGCCTACTGCCGCATCGGCGAGCGCAGCAGCCACACGTGGTTTGTGCTGAAGTACCTCCTCGGCTTCCCCAACGTGCGCAACTATGACGGCTCCTGGACCGAATGGGGCAACATGGTGCGCAGCCCGATTGAGAAGGGGGCGTAA